Proteins encoded together in one Hevea brasiliensis isolate MT/VB/25A 57/8 chromosome 16, ASM3005281v1, whole genome shotgun sequence window:
- the LOC110668908 gene encoding pentatricopeptide repeat-containing protein At1g71460, chloroplastic, protein MESIQTQSRPLSLHLHSLPPNPFNNTKQFLKIKASQNPIKLRKFHKYRNKKHKSSFAEKDAFPESLPLHTKNPGAIYKDIQRFARQNKLKEAVTIMDYLDQQGIPVNATTFSSLIAACIRSKSLTEAKQIHTYIRINGLGNNEFLRTKLVHMYTSCGSLDDAKHVFDECTSTGSVYPWNALLRGAVISGGKRYLDVLSAYAEMRELGVELNVYTFSNVIKSFAGASAFWQGLKTHGLLVKNGLVDSSILRTSLIDMYFKCGKIKLAQRVFEEMPHRDIVVWGAMIAGFAHNRRQREALDYLRWMVSEGIYPNSVILTTILPVIGEVWAKKLGQEVHAYVVKRKNYSRHLSIQSGLIDMYCKCGDMGLGRRVFYGSMERNTVSWTALMSGYASNGRLDQALRSVAWMQQEGFRPDVVTVATVIPVCAELKALEHGKEIHAYAVKNLLLPNVSVVTSLIKMYSICGVLDYSVKLFDTMESRNVISWTAMIDSYVVNWCINEALSVFRSMQLSKHRPDSVVMARMLSICSKIKALKLGKEIHGHVLKKNFETIPFVSAEIVKMYGSCGVINGAKSVFYAIPVKGSMAWTAIIKAYGYNKLWQDAVRLFHKMISDGFTPTHFTFKVVLSICDEAEFADDACRIFDIMSQRYKIKASEEQYSIIIGLLTRAGRIQEAERFIKMSSSS, encoded by the coding sequence ATGGAAAGCATACAAACACAATCCCGACCCCTTTCTCTTCATCTACATtctctgcctccaaatccattcAACAACACCAAACAATTCCTCAAAATCAAAGCCTCCCAAAACCCCATCAAACTCCGGAAATTTCACAAGTATCGCAACAAGAAACACAAATCATCATTCGCAGAGAAAGATGCATTTCCAGAATCATTACCACTCCACACCAAAAACCCAGGAGCAATTTACAAAGACATTCAAAGATTCGCTAGGCAAAACAAGCTCAAGGAAGCTGTCACCATCATGGACTACTTGGACCAGCAAGGCATCCCAGTTAATGCCACTACCTTCTCTTCTCTTATTGCCGCTTGCATTCGATCGAAATCTCTAACTGAAGCCAAACAAATTCATACCTATATCCGCATCAATGGCCTTGGAAACAACGAGTTCTTGCGAACTAAATTGGTCCATATGTACACATCTTGCGGTTCTCTTGATGATGCCAAACATGTGTTCGATGAATGTACTAGTACTGGTAGTGTGTATCCGTGGAATGCGTTGCTTAGAGGTGCTGTGATATCGGGTGGCAAAAGATACCTTGATGTGCTTTCTGCTTATGCAGAAATGCGAGAATTAGGTGTTGAGTTGAACGTGTATACTTTCTCTAATGTCATTAAGAGCTTTGCCGGTGCTTCAGCTTTTTGGCAAGGTTTGAAGACTCATGGCCTTTTGGTAAAGAATGGATTGGTTGACAGTTCAATTCTCAGGACCAGTTTGATTGATATGTATTTCAAATGTGGCAAGATTAAATTAGCACAAAGAGTGTTTGAAGAAATGCCCCACAGAGATATTGTTGTGTGGGGTGCAATGATTGCAGGTTTTGCGCATAATAGGCGTCAAAGGGAAGCATTGGACTATTTAAGATGGATGGTAAGTGAAGGAATATACCCCAACTCAGTCATACTAACCACAATCCTTCCTGTTATAGGGGAAGTGTGGGCAAAGAAGTTAGGCCAGGAGGTTCATGCATATGTTGTGAAAAGAAAGAATTATTCAAGGCATTTGTCAATTCAGTCTGGACTAATTGACATGTATTGCAAATGTGGAGACATGGGCTTAGGTAGGCGGGTGTTTTATGGCTCAATGGAGAGGAATACTGTTTCTTGGACTGCTTTGATGTCTGGTTATGCATCAAATGGGAGGCTTGACCAGGCTTTAAGATCTGTAGCTTGGATGCAGCAGGAAGGGTTTAGGCCTGATGTTGTCACGGTTGCCACTGTTATTCCAGTTTGTGCAGAGTTGAAGGCTTTGGAGCATGGCAAGGAAATTCATGCTTACGCTGTTAAGAATTTGCTCTTGCCTAATGTATCTGTTGTAACTTCTCTGATAAAAATGTACTCAATTTGTGGGGTTTTAGACTACTCTGTAAAATTGTTCGATACCATGGAGAGCAGGAATGTAATCTCCTGGACAGCTATGATTGATTCCTATGTAGTAAATTGGTGTATAAATGAAGCATTGTCCGTATTTAGGTCAATGCAGTTGTCAAAGCACAGGCCAGACTCTGTTGTGATGGCAAGAATGTTGAGTATTTGCAGCAAAATTAAAGCTTTGAAGCTTGGGAAGGAGATTCATGGGCATGtcttgaagaaaaattttgagacaattCCTTTTGTTTCAGCAGAAATTGTGAAGATGTATGGGAGCTGTGGAGTGATTAATGGAGCAAAATCAGTTTTCTATGCAATTCCTGTCAAGGGTTCAATGGCATGGACTGCCATTATAAAGGCATATGGATATAATAAGCTATGGCAGGATGCAGTCCGCCTCTTTCATAAGATGATATCTGACGGTTTCACTCCCACCCATTTCACTTTCAAAGTTGTTCTCTCAATTTGTGATGAAGCTGAATTTGCAGATGATGCTTGTCGGATATTTGATATAATGTCTCAAAGATATAAAATTAAGGCATCTGAAGAACAATATTCTATTATCATTGGACTTCTTACCCGTGCTGGTCGCATCCAGGAGGCTGAAAGATTTATAAAGATGAGTTCTTCCTCGTGA